A window from Mycobacterium botniense encodes these proteins:
- a CDS encoding NAD-dependent epimerase/dehydratase family protein — MSDVVVTGGYGFIGSHLVTALLNRGDTVTVFDRAKDTRDSSIDFDQHANFRFVRGDVTDLTALEQALTPGVETVFHLAAIVGVENYLKDPLRVLDVNVTGTRNVLELSRRHGARVVFASTSEVFGKNPNPPFAEDDDRVLGSTRTARWSYSTSKAMAEHLVFAMYTTYALPVTVVRYFNVYGPRQNPIFVISRSIHRILNGRRPLLYDSGHQTRCFTYVDDAVAGTLLASDSTAAIGEAFNLGSMTETSVADAVALAIKIANVDSVSGPDVVTTAARYGDRYEDIPRRIPDSTKAQRELGWRLRVGLEEGIRRTIDWARANPWYLEEPTK; from the coding sequence ATGTCCGATGTCGTCGTCACAGGCGGCTACGGCTTCATCGGATCGCACTTGGTCACCGCGTTGCTGAACCGGGGAGACACGGTCACGGTTTTCGACCGCGCCAAGGACACTCGCGACAGCAGTATCGACTTCGACCAGCATGCCAACTTCCGGTTTGTGCGTGGCGATGTGACCGATCTGACCGCGCTCGAACAAGCCCTGACGCCCGGCGTCGAAACAGTCTTCCACCTAGCCGCAATCGTCGGTGTCGAAAACTATCTCAAAGATCCCCTCCGGGTTCTCGACGTCAACGTGACCGGCACCCGCAACGTCCTCGAGCTGAGCCGCCGACACGGGGCACGCGTGGTGTTCGCCAGCACATCTGAGGTGTTCGGGAAAAACCCGAACCCGCCATTTGCCGAAGACGACGACCGCGTCCTCGGGTCGACGAGGACCGCGCGGTGGAGTTACAGCACCAGCAAGGCCATGGCCGAGCATCTGGTTTTCGCGATGTACACGACCTATGCACTGCCGGTCACGGTGGTCCGGTACTTCAATGTCTACGGTCCACGGCAGAATCCGATATTCGTAATTTCACGGAGCATTCACCGAATCCTTAACGGCCGCAGGCCATTACTCTACGATTCAGGTCACCAGACCCGCTGTTTCACCTACGTCGACGACGCCGTCGCGGGCACCTTGCTCGCTTCCGATAGCACTGCGGCGATCGGTGAGGCCTTCAATCTTGGGAGTATGACCGAGACGAGTGTGGCGGACGCGGTCGCTCTGGCGATCAAAATCGCGAATGTCGACTCGGTGTCGGGTCCCGACGTTGTTACCACCGCGGCGCGCTATGGGGACCGCTATGAGGACATCCCGCGACGTATCCCCGACTCGACCAAGGCGCAGCGGGAGCTCGGATGGCGGCTTCGAGTCGGCCTCGAGGAAGGGATTCGCCGCACGATCGACTGGGCGCGCGCCAACCCGTGGTACCTCGAAGAACCGACGAAGTGA
- a CDS encoding MFS transporter, protein MAALDDAEQSLARKTTRQTDSAAPIPADSATLRRSRRHLPAWALSRRFVGVAVTIGGIQLMASMDGPVAVLALPKIQNELGLSDAGRSWVITAYVLTFGGLILLGGRLGDTIGRKRAFIAGVALFTFASVICGIAWDGATLVLARLLHGMAAAIIGPTCIALVATNLPKGPERNAATAVFGAMGGIGAVVGLVVGGAVTDVSWRLAFLVNVPMGLLVLYLARVSLRETQKQQRMKLDATGAVVATVICIAAVFSLSVGPEKGWLSAPTLGSGLVALAACVAFAVVERTAENPVVPFSLFSDRNRVATFAAMFLSRGVNFTLTVLVALYVQNIMGYTPLHTAIGFVPFAIALAVGVAVASRLVVWFSPRVLVIASSIVVLGALLCGSRLNSGMPYFPNLVLPVAVGAVGLGMISVPLGLSLIASVGVDRIGPASAVAVMLQSLGGPLVLVVIQAVITAHTRHLGGINGPVKAMNAAQRLALDHGYTYGLQWLAAVVMLLGGVALLIGYTAEQVAHAQKAMKDADTGQL, encoded by the coding sequence ATGGCGGCTCTCGACGACGCAGAGCAGTCGTTAGCTCGCAAGACGACACGGCAGACGGACTCAGCGGCCCCGATACCCGCCGACTCGGCCACGTTGCGCCGGTCGAGACGGCATCTGCCGGCTTGGGCGCTGTCTCGCCGGTTCGTCGGTGTCGCCGTCACGATTGGCGGCATCCAGCTCATGGCGTCGATGGATGGCCCCGTCGCAGTTTTGGCGCTTCCGAAGATCCAAAACGAGCTAGGCCTCTCGGATGCCGGGCGCAGCTGGGTGATCACCGCGTATGTGCTGACCTTTGGTGGTCTGATCCTGCTGGGCGGCCGCCTCGGCGACACCATCGGCCGCAAGCGCGCCTTCATCGCCGGTGTCGCGCTTTTCACCTTCGCCTCGGTCATATGCGGAATCGCCTGGGACGGGGCGACCCTGGTTTTAGCGCGGCTGCTGCACGGCATGGCAGCTGCGATCATCGGACCGACCTGTATCGCGCTGGTGGCGACGAATCTCCCGAAGGGACCCGAACGCAATGCGGCGACGGCGGTGTTCGGCGCGATGGGCGGTATCGGCGCGGTGGTGGGCTTGGTCGTGGGTGGGGCGGTCACGGATGTGTCATGGCGCCTGGCGTTTTTGGTGAACGTGCCGATGGGGCTGCTGGTGCTCTATTTGGCCCGCGTCAGCCTGCGAGAGACCCAGAAGCAGCAGCGGATGAAGCTCGACGCCACCGGGGCGGTCGTGGCCACGGTGATCTGTATTGCGGCGGTGTTCAGCTTATCGGTAGGCCCGGAGAAGGGCTGGCTGTCGGCTCCCACACTCGGTTCAGGCCTGGTGGCCCTGGCCGCGTGCGTGGCGTTCGCCGTGGTCGAGCGCACAGCCGAGAACCCCGTCGTGCCGTTCAGCCTGTTCAGTGACCGCAACCGGGTGGCCACCTTTGCGGCCATGTTCTTGTCCCGCGGGGTGAATTTCACCCTGACCGTGCTGGTCGCCCTGTATGTGCAGAACATCATGGGTTATACCCCGCTGCACACAGCGATCGGTTTCGTGCCGTTCGCCATCGCGCTGGCGGTCGGGGTCGCCGTGGCGTCACGGTTGGTGGTGTGGTTTTCCCCGCGGGTGCTGGTGATCGCCAGCAGCATCGTGGTGCTGGGGGCGTTGCTGTGCGGTTCGCGGCTCAACTCCGGTATGCCCTACTTCCCGAACCTGGTGCTGCCGGTCGCCGTCGGCGCAGTGGGTCTGGGCATGATCAGCGTCCCGCTCGGGCTGTCGTTGATCGCCAGTGTCGGCGTCGACCGCATCGGGCCCGCCTCGGCGGTTGCGGTGATGCTGCAAAGCCTCGGCGGGCCGCTGGTGCTGGTGGTCATCCAGGCGGTCATCACAGCGCACACACGGCACTTGGGCGGCATCAACGGGCCGGTGAAAGCCATGAATGCCGCGCAGCGGTTGGCACTTGACCATGGCTACACCTACGGACTGCAGTGGCTCGCGGCGGTCGTCATGCTGCTCGGCGGGGTGGCGTTGTTGATCGGCTACACCGCAGAGCAGGTGGCGCACGCGCAGAAAGCCATGAAAGACGCCGATACCGGGCAGCTCTAA
- a CDS encoding acyl-CoA dehydrogenase family protein: protein MSDYEVEAVDRLPFSTAEKAARYRTENYQGAVGLNWYNTDPTLQFMMAYYLRPDELAFAEPHLTRIGELMGGPVARWAEETDRNPPRLERYDRWGHDISRVVMPPSFIESKRAVLDAQKTLRDAARRAGMNPAVPLFASNYLLDQADIGMGCALGTGGTMVKSLVAAYAPADVREYVLAKFASGEWDGETAQLLTERTGGSDLAALETTATRCGDAWLLNGFKWFASNCNGQVFVVLAKPVGAPDSTRGVATFLVLRTRRDGSANGVRIRRLKDKLGTRSVASGEVEFVDAEAFLLSGEPSGDAGPADGKGLGRMMELTNAARLGIALFALGNARRALVESLCYAWARRAFGEPLLDKPLMRRKLAEMIVDVEAAQAMVFDGIGFANHQQPKVIRQRIAVPVTKLKVCRLGITMASDAIEIHGGNGYIENWPVARILRDAQVNTIWEGPDNILCLDVRRGIEQAHAHESLLARMHDAVSVSDDDDTTRLVADRVADLDAAITAWSKLERGVAEARLFPLTQFMGDVYAAALLVEQAAWERASRHAERKALVARLYAQRYLAERGRLRGIDAESDEALERFGELVDGALRMQ from the coding sequence ATGAGTGACTATGAGGTCGAGGCGGTGGATCGGCTGCCCTTCAGCACTGCGGAAAAAGCCGCGCGTTACCGCACCGAGAACTATCAGGGAGCGGTGGGGCTCAACTGGTATAACACCGATCCCACCTTGCAATTCATGATGGCCTATTATCTGCGGCCCGACGAGTTGGCATTCGCCGAGCCGCATCTGACGCGCATCGGCGAGCTCATGGGTGGACCGGTGGCGCGGTGGGCTGAGGAGACCGACCGGAACCCGCCGCGGCTGGAGCGCTACGACCGTTGGGGACATGACATCAGCCGGGTGGTGATGCCGCCGTCGTTCATCGAGTCCAAGCGTGCGGTGCTGGACGCCCAGAAGACCCTGCGTGACGCGGCCCGGCGCGCCGGGATGAACCCGGCAGTGCCGTTGTTCGCGTCCAACTATTTACTCGACCAGGCCGACATCGGGATGGGCTGTGCGCTGGGCACCGGCGGCACTATGGTCAAGTCGCTGGTGGCGGCCTACGCGCCGGCGGATGTCCGGGAGTATGTGCTGGCCAAATTCGCGTCCGGGGAATGGGACGGTGAGACCGCGCAGCTGCTCACCGAACGCACCGGCGGCTCCGATCTGGCCGCGCTGGAGACGACCGCGACGCGCTGCGGGGACGCTTGGCTGCTCAACGGCTTCAAGTGGTTCGCCTCCAACTGCAACGGCCAGGTCTTCGTTGTGCTGGCCAAGCCGGTGGGCGCCCCGGACTCCACCCGCGGTGTAGCCACGTTCCTTGTGTTGCGGACGCGCCGCGACGGTTCGGCCAATGGTGTGCGGATCCGGCGCCTCAAGGACAAGCTGGGCACCCGCTCGGTCGCTTCCGGAGAGGTGGAATTCGTTGATGCCGAAGCCTTTCTGCTTTCCGGGGAGCCGAGCGGCGACGCCGGCCCGGCTGACGGTAAAGGGCTCGGCCGCATGATGGAGCTGACCAACGCCGCTCGGCTGGGTATCGCACTGTTCGCCCTCGGCAACGCGCGCCGTGCCCTGGTGGAGTCGTTGTGCTACGCGTGGGCGCGGCGGGCATTCGGTGAGCCGCTCCTCGACAAACCGCTGATGCGACGCAAGCTGGCTGAGATGATCGTGGACGTTGAAGCCGCGCAGGCTATGGTTTTCGACGGGATCGGATTCGCTAACCATCAGCAGCCCAAGGTTATTCGCCAGCGTATCGCGGTCCCGGTCACCAAGCTGAAGGTGTGCCGGCTCGGTATCACCATGGCGTCGGATGCGATCGAAATCCACGGCGGCAACGGCTATATCGAAAACTGGCCGGTGGCGAGGATTTTGCGTGACGCCCAGGTGAACACCATCTGGGAGGGCCCCGACAACATTCTCTGTCTGGACGTGCGGCGGGGCATCGAGCAAGCCCACGCCCACGAGTCGCTGCTGGCGCGGATGCACGACGCGGTGTCGGTGTCCGACGACGACGATACGACGCGGCTGGTCGCAGACCGCGTCGCGGATCTGGACGCGGCGATCACCGCGTGGAGCAAACTCGAGCGCGGCGTGGCTGAAGCGCGGCTGTTTCCGCTCACGCAGTTCATGGGCGACGTGTACGCGGCCGCTCTGCTCGTCGAGCAGGCCGCCTGGGAGCGGGCCAGCCGACACGCTGAGCGCAAAGCACTGGTCGCCAGGCTGTACGCCCAGCG